From bacterium, the proteins below share one genomic window:
- a CDS encoding ABC transporter permease — MRSLERPADIAGPAAADRPAARMGRRPEIWRAWRRFVRYRPGVAGLAVVVVIGLVAVFANLLAPYSPLAINPGMRGVGPTPAHPLGFDQIGRDILSRLVYGSRVAMIVAVLATGIAVGIGVAVGTTAGYVGGRVDAVLSRITDALMAFPILALLIALVAVVGPSLTNVILVIGATVWASYARVVRADVLSLREQEFVVAARAIGATDRRVIWRHLVPNVVGPVIVLATLSVGNIIILEAALSFLGLGVRPPTPDWGGMLADGRAFITIYPQIVIVPGVMIALTVLAFNLLGDGLRDALDPRHYD; from the coding sequence ATGCGTTCTCTGGAACGGCCGGCGGACATTGCGGGACCCGCGGCGGCGGACCGGCCGGCCGCCCGGATGGGACGCCGCCCCGAGATCTGGCGGGCCTGGCGCCGGTTCGTCCGCTACCGCCCAGGCGTCGCGGGGCTCGCCGTCGTGGTCGTGATCGGCCTCGTGGCGGTCTTCGCGAACCTGCTCGCCCCCTACTCGCCGCTTGCGATCAACCCCGGCATGCGCGGCGTCGGACCGACCCCGGCCCACCCCTTGGGCTTCGATCAGATCGGGCGCGACATCCTGAGCCGTCTCGTCTACGGGTCGCGCGTCGCGATGATCGTGGCCGTGCTCGCGACCGGGATCGCGGTCGGCATCGGCGTGGCCGTCGGCACGACGGCCGGCTACGTGGGCGGGCGCGTGGATGCGGTGCTCTCGCGCATCACCGACGCGTTGATGGCGTTTCCGATTCTCGCCCTGCTGATCGCCCTCGTCGCCGTCGTCGGACCGAGCCTCACCAACGTCATCCTCGTCATCGGAGCCACCGTCTGGGCATCGTACGCGCGCGTCGTCCGCGCCGACGTGCTGAGCCTCCGGGAGCAGGAGTTCGTCGTGGCGGCCCGCGCGATCGGCGCCACGGACCGCCGCGTGATCTGGCGTCACCTCGTGCCCAACGTGGTCGGGCCGGTGATCGTGCTCGCCACGCTGTCGGTCGGCAACATCATCATCCTGGAGGCGGCCCTGTCGTTCCTCGGCCTGGGGGTGCGACCGCCGACGCCGGACTGGGGTGGCATGCTGGCCGACGGCCGGGCGTTCATCACCATCTATCCTCAGATCGTGATCGTCCCGGGCGTCATGATCGCACTCACCGTCCTGGCGTTCAACCTCCTGGGGGACGGGCTGCGGGACGCGCTCGACCCGCGCCACTACGATTGA
- a CDS encoding M81 family metallopeptidase: MRIAIGGLSHETNTFCAAPTEVDEFKDREWTHGAALVARHRGVRDYLGGMLAAAEERAIEAVPTFATRATPSGTISRRAYEEMRGELLAGLDRADRQEAPRQTGPEVPGPAARAKDAQTGVDAVCLALHGAGVADGVDDIEGDILSRVRALVGPALPVIVTLDLHANVTDEMARNATALLGVNEYPHVDSYERGVEAVALAADVVSGRRRPAMRLVRLPMLVPTTASSQAPVREINARCRDWEGRPGMIDCTFFHGFAHTDAPVVAASIVAIAHEDAAPAEEAAMDVARYAWGQREAFLRSAPSPAEAIRQALAADDRPVVINETSDNPGGGAPGDGTHLLRALLDAQVTDACFGFIWDPETAAQAHAAGTGTTVRVRLGGRTDTLHGAPIDAEAYVKCLTDGRFTQQSPMGRGAPVNLGPMARLVVGGVDVLVSSVRSQTLDPEVFLLHGIDVARYRIVALKSSQHFRAGFESVAARIITADAPGLTTLDLTTFPYRRLVRPVWPLDPHTAFPAT; this comes from the coding sequence ATGCGGATCGCAATCGGCGGCCTGTCACACGAAACCAACACGTTCTGCGCGGCGCCGACCGAGGTGGACGAGTTCAAGGACCGGGAGTGGACGCACGGCGCGGCCCTCGTGGCGCGCCACCGCGGCGTGCGCGATTATCTGGGCGGCATGCTGGCCGCGGCGGAGGAACGCGCCATCGAAGCCGTCCCGACCTTCGCCACGCGTGCCACGCCGTCCGGCACCATCAGCCGGCGCGCCTACGAGGAGATGCGGGGGGAACTGCTGGCCGGGCTCGACCGCGCGGACCGGCAGGAGGCCCCGCGTCAGACGGGGCCGGAGGTCCCTGGGCCTGCGGCGCGGGCCAAAGATGCCCAGACGGGAGTGGACGCCGTCTGCCTGGCGCTCCACGGCGCCGGGGTCGCGGACGGCGTCGACGACATCGAAGGCGACATCCTGTCGCGCGTGCGGGCGCTCGTGGGGCCGGCGCTGCCGGTCATCGTGACCCTCGACCTCCACGCCAACGTCACCGACGAGATGGCGCGGAACGCGACCGCGCTTCTCGGCGTGAACGAGTACCCGCACGTCGACTCGTACGAGCGCGGCGTCGAGGCGGTCGCGCTCGCGGCCGACGTCGTGTCCGGGCGCCGCCGGCCCGCGATGCGCCTCGTCCGGCTGCCGATGCTCGTGCCCACGACGGCGAGCAGCCAGGCCCCGGTGCGGGAGATCAACGCGCGGTGCCGCGACTGGGAGGGGCGGCCCGGCATGATCGACTGCACGTTCTTTCACGGCTTCGCCCACACGGACGCCCCCGTCGTCGCGGCCTCGATCGTGGCAATCGCCCACGAGGACGCGGCGCCGGCGGAGGAGGCCGCGATGGACGTCGCCCGGTACGCCTGGGGACAGCGAGAGGCGTTTCTCAGGTCCGCCCCGAGCCCGGCCGAGGCGATTCGCCAGGCGCTGGCCGCCGACGACCGTCCGGTCGTCATCAACGAGACGTCCGATAACCCGGGCGGCGGCGCGCCCGGCGACGGGACGCACCTGCTGCGCGCGTTGCTCGACGCGCAAGTCACGGACGCCTGCTTCGGCTTCATCTGGGACCCCGAGACCGCGGCCCAGGCGCACGCCGCCGGAACGGGTACCACCGTGCGCGTGCGGCTCGGCGGCAGGACCGACACGCTGCACGGCGCTCCGATCGACGCCGAGGCCTACGTGAAGTGCCTGACCGACGGCCGGTTTACCCAACAATCGCCGATGGGCCGCGGCGCGCCCGTGAACCTCGGCCCGATGGCCCGCCTCGTCGTCGGCGGCGTGGACGTGCTGGTCTCGTCGGTGCGGTCTCAGACCCTCGATCCGGAGGTGTTCCTGCTGCACGGCATCGACGTCGCACGATACCGGATCGTGGCGCTGAAATCGAGCCAGCACTTTCGCGCCGGGTTCGAGTCCGTGGCGGCGCGCATCATCACCGCGGACGCCCCCGGCCTCACCACCCTCGACCTCACGACGTTTCCGTACCGGCGCCTCGTGCGGCCGGTGTGGCCGCTCGATCCGCACACGGCGTTCCCGGCTACTTGA
- a CDS encoding type II secretion system F family protein, whose protein sequence is MATFAYVGRDGAGQMVAGAVDGDTEIAAISRLQEMGYLITSLKRRATQPKVEDLLSRFRGVKLKDLTVFTRQLATMINAGLTIIASLAILQAQATNQRLREIIGKVRGDVEGGLPLSDALAAHPETFNNLYVHMVRAGETGGALDDVLGRLSGFLEKELALRQKVKSAMVYPVLIASAAGGIVSFIVFFILPKFVSVFKDLQVPLPLPTQFLIFITVAGQRWWYVGVLVLVVGIYGFRYYIGTPDGRRWFDRFKLRAPVFGPVNKSVAMARFSRTLGTLIHSGVPILHALDVVAKATSNVVLIRALDAVRTSIREGEGISGPLGASGMFPPMVTQMVAVGERTGALDTMLSKVADFYDAEVEYAVAALTSILEPALIMVMGGIVGFIVISFYLPLFSLVGAIK, encoded by the coding sequence GTGGCAACGTTCGCATACGTGGGGCGGGACGGAGCAGGGCAAATGGTGGCCGGCGCGGTCGACGGCGACACCGAGATCGCCGCCATCTCCCGTCTGCAGGAGATGGGCTACCTCATCACGTCGCTCAAGCGCCGCGCGACGCAGCCGAAGGTCGAAGACCTGCTGAGCCGCTTCCGGGGCGTCAAGCTCAAGGACCTCACCGTGTTTACGCGGCAGCTCGCTACGATGATCAACGCGGGGCTCACGATCATCGCGAGCCTGGCCATCCTGCAGGCGCAGGCCACGAACCAGCGTTTGCGGGAGATTATCGGGAAAGTGCGCGGCGACGTCGAGGGCGGGCTTCCGCTGTCCGACGCGCTGGCCGCGCACCCGGAAACGTTCAACAACCTGTACGTTCACATGGTCCGCGCCGGAGAAACCGGCGGCGCCCTCGACGACGTGCTGGGCCGGCTGTCGGGCTTCCTGGAAAAGGAGCTGGCGCTGCGGCAGAAGGTCAAGTCGGCCATGGTGTATCCGGTCCTGATCGCGAGCGCCGCGGGCGGCATCGTCTCGTTCATCGTCTTCTTCATCCTGCCCAAGTTCGTGTCGGTGTTCAAGGATCTCCAGGTGCCGCTGCCGCTGCCGACCCAGTTTCTCATCTTCATCACCGTGGCGGGGCAGCGCTGGTGGTACGTGGGAGTCCTCGTCCTCGTCGTGGGCATCTACGGGTTCCGGTACTACATCGGGACGCCGGACGGCCGCCGGTGGTTCGACCGCTTCAAGCTGCGGGCGCCGGTGTTCGGCCCGGTCAACAAGAGCGTCGCCATGGCGCGCTTTTCCCGCACCCTGGGGACCCTGATCCACAGCGGCGTGCCGATCCTCCACGCCCTGGACGTCGTGGCGAAGGCCACCAGCAACGTGGTCCTCATCCGGGCGCTCGACGCGGTCCGCACGAGCATCCGCGAGGGCGAAGGCATCTCGGGCCCGCTCGGGGCGAGCGGCATGTTCCCGCCGATGGTCACCCAGATGGTCGCAGTCGGCGAGCGCACCGGAGCGCTCGACACGATGCTGTCCAAGGTGGCGGACTTCTACGACGCCGAGGTCGAGTACGCCGTCGCGGCCCTCACGTCGATCCTCGAGCCGGCGCTGATCATGGTGATGGGCGGGATCGTCGGCTTCATCGTGATCTCGTTCTACCTGCCGCTGTTCTCGCTGGTGGGCGCGATCAAGTAG